A genomic region of Platichthys flesus chromosome 4, fPlaFle2.1, whole genome shotgun sequence contains the following coding sequences:
- the LOC133951738 gene encoding heterogeneous nuclear ribonucleoprotein L-like isoform X2 has product MATAASRYYTEDGRATKRQKTDGMATGYEDPHKTLPSVVVHVRGLVDGVTEADLVEALQEFGAISYVVVMPKKRQALVEYEDMNGASTAVTYAADNQVYIAGHPAFINYSTSQKISRPGDSDDSRSVNNVLLLTIMNPIYPITTDVLYTICNNCGPVQRIVIFRKNGVQAMVEFDSVQSAQRAKASLNGADIYSGCCTLKIEYAKPTRLNVFKNDQDTWDYTNPNLGGPDGDADGNGSSTEDVVANPNKRQRQPALLGDHPPDYAGYHGYDESYGSPPYEGRRMGPPMRGRGGRSYGPGYGPPPPPPGEYGAHADSPVVMVYGLEPVKMNADRVFNIFCLYGNVERVKFMKSKPGAAMVEMGDCYAVDRAITHLNNNFLFGQKLNVCVSKQQAIVPGQCYELDDGSSSFKDFHGSRNNRFTSPEQAAKNRIQHPSNVLHFFNAQPDVTPEVFSQICDEIGVKVPINVKMFTGKSGAAPSDRSASGLLEWESINDAMEALALMNHFQMKNATGPYPYTLKLCFSTVQHAN; this is encoded by the exons ATGGCGACCGCAGCGAGCCGCTACTACACCGAAGACGGCAGGGCCACCAAGCGACAGAAGACCGACGGCATGGCCACG GGATATGAAGATCCCCATAAGACCCTTCCCTCTGTGGTGGTGCACGTCCGGGGGCTGGTCGATGGCGTTACGGAAGCCGACCTCGTGGAGGCGTTGCAGGAATTTGGAGCTATCAG CTATGTAGTGGTGATGCCCAAGAAGCGTCAGGCCCTGGTGGAGTACGAGGACATGAATGGAGCGTCCACAGCCGTAACCTACGCAGCAGACAACCAGGTTTACATCGCAGGACACCCGGCCTTTATCAACTACTCCACCAGCCAGAAGATCTCCAGGCCGGGAGACTCTGACGACTCCCGAAGTGTGAACAATGTTCTTCTGCTCACCATCATGAACCCGATCTACCCCATCACCACG GACGTTCTCTACACCATCTGCAACAACTGTGGGCCCGTCCAGAGAATTGTCATCTTCCGAAAGAACGGGGTCCAGGCAATGGTTGA ATTCGACTCTGTGCAAAGTGCCCAAAGAGCCAAGGCATCACTCAACGGTGCCGACATCTACTCCGGCTGCTGCACGCTGAAGATCGAGTACGCTAAG CCCACTCGCCTGAATGTGTTCAAGAATGACCAGGACACCTGGGACTACACAAACCCCAACCTCGGAGGCCCAG ATGGCGATGCAGATGGCAATGGGAgcagtacag AGGATGTTGTTGCCAACCCAAACAAGCGCCAGAGACAACCTGCTCTGCTGGGCGACCACCCCCCTGATTATG CAGGTTACCACGGCTATGATGAGAGCTACGGCTCCCCTCCCTATGAGGGTCGACGCATGGGTCCACCCATGAGAGGGCGCGGAGGAAGGAGCTATGGGCCCGGATAcggacctcctcctcctccgcctggCGAGTACGGGGCCCATGCGGATTCTCCCGTGGTCATGGTGTACGGACTGGAACCCGTCAAGATGAACGCAGACCGGGTCTTCAATATCTTCTGCCTCTATGGCAACGTGGAGAGG GTGAAATTCATGAAGAGCAAGCCGGGGGCAGCCATGGTGGAGATGGGAGACTGCTATGCTGTAGATCGAGCCATCACTCATCTCAacaacaacttcctgtttggacAGAAGCTGAATGTGTG TGTGTCCAAGCAGCAGGCCATCGTCCCCGGTCAGTGCTACGAGCTGGACGACGGCTCGAGCAGTTTCAAGGACTTCCACGGCTCCAGGAACAACCGCTTCACTTCACCAGAGCAGGCTGCGAAAAACCGCATCCAGCACCCGAGCAACGTGCTGCACTTCTTCAACGCACAGCCAGACGTCACGCCGGAGGTTTTCTCTCAG ATTTGTGACGAGATCGGTGTCAAGGTTCCCATCAATGTCAAAATgttcacaggaaaaa gtggcgctgctCCCAGTGACCGCAGCGCTTCAGGTCTACTAGAGTGGGAGTCCATCAACGACGCCATGGAGGCTCTGGCCTTGATGAACCATTTCCAGATGAAAAACGCAA ctggtCCGTACCCGTACACCCTCAAACTGTGCTTCTCCACCGTTCAGCACGCCAACTGA
- the LOC133951738 gene encoding heterogeneous nuclear ribonucleoprotein L-like isoform X1 has protein sequence MATAASRYYTEDGRATKRQKTDGMATGYEDPHKTLPSVVVHVRGLVDGVTEADLVEALQEFGAISYVVVMPKKRQALVEYEDMNGASTAVTYAADNQVYIAGHPAFINYSTSQKISRPGDSDDSRSVNNVLLLTIMNPIYPITTDVLYTICNNCGPVQRIVIFRKNGVQAMVEFDSVQSAQRAKASLNGADIYSGCCTLKIEYAKPTRLNVFKNDQDTWDYTNPNLGGPDGDADGNGSSTEDVVANPNKRQRQPALLGDHPPDYAGYHGYDESYGSPPYEGRRMGPPMRGRGGRSYGPGYGPPPPPPGEYGAHADSPVVMVYGLEPVKMNADRVFNIFCLYGNVERVKFMKSKPGAAMVEMGDCYAVDRAITHLNNNFLFGQKLNVCVSKQQAIVPGQCYELDDGSSSFKDFHGSRNNRFTSPEQAAKNRIQHPSNVLHFFNAQPDVTPEVFSQICDEIGVKVPINVKMFTGKMSALDPPGGAAPSDRSASGLLEWESINDAMEALALMNHFQMKNATGPYPYTLKLCFSTVQHAN, from the exons ATGGCGACCGCAGCGAGCCGCTACTACACCGAAGACGGCAGGGCCACCAAGCGACAGAAGACCGACGGCATGGCCACG GGATATGAAGATCCCCATAAGACCCTTCCCTCTGTGGTGGTGCACGTCCGGGGGCTGGTCGATGGCGTTACGGAAGCCGACCTCGTGGAGGCGTTGCAGGAATTTGGAGCTATCAG CTATGTAGTGGTGATGCCCAAGAAGCGTCAGGCCCTGGTGGAGTACGAGGACATGAATGGAGCGTCCACAGCCGTAACCTACGCAGCAGACAACCAGGTTTACATCGCAGGACACCCGGCCTTTATCAACTACTCCACCAGCCAGAAGATCTCCAGGCCGGGAGACTCTGACGACTCCCGAAGTGTGAACAATGTTCTTCTGCTCACCATCATGAACCCGATCTACCCCATCACCACG GACGTTCTCTACACCATCTGCAACAACTGTGGGCCCGTCCAGAGAATTGTCATCTTCCGAAAGAACGGGGTCCAGGCAATGGTTGA ATTCGACTCTGTGCAAAGTGCCCAAAGAGCCAAGGCATCACTCAACGGTGCCGACATCTACTCCGGCTGCTGCACGCTGAAGATCGAGTACGCTAAG CCCACTCGCCTGAATGTGTTCAAGAATGACCAGGACACCTGGGACTACACAAACCCCAACCTCGGAGGCCCAG ATGGCGATGCAGATGGCAATGGGAgcagtacag AGGATGTTGTTGCCAACCCAAACAAGCGCCAGAGACAACCTGCTCTGCTGGGCGACCACCCCCCTGATTATG CAGGTTACCACGGCTATGATGAGAGCTACGGCTCCCCTCCCTATGAGGGTCGACGCATGGGTCCACCCATGAGAGGGCGCGGAGGAAGGAGCTATGGGCCCGGATAcggacctcctcctcctccgcctggCGAGTACGGGGCCCATGCGGATTCTCCCGTGGTCATGGTGTACGGACTGGAACCCGTCAAGATGAACGCAGACCGGGTCTTCAATATCTTCTGCCTCTATGGCAACGTGGAGAGG GTGAAATTCATGAAGAGCAAGCCGGGGGCAGCCATGGTGGAGATGGGAGACTGCTATGCTGTAGATCGAGCCATCACTCATCTCAacaacaacttcctgtttggacAGAAGCTGAATGTGTG TGTGTCCAAGCAGCAGGCCATCGTCCCCGGTCAGTGCTACGAGCTGGACGACGGCTCGAGCAGTTTCAAGGACTTCCACGGCTCCAGGAACAACCGCTTCACTTCACCAGAGCAGGCTGCGAAAAACCGCATCCAGCACCCGAGCAACGTGCTGCACTTCTTCAACGCACAGCCAGACGTCACGCCGGAGGTTTTCTCTCAG ATTTGTGACGAGATCGGTGTCAAGGTTCCCATCAATGTCAAAATgttcacaggaaaaa TGTCCGCCCTCGACccaccaggtggcgctgctCCCAGTGACCGCAGCGCTTCAGGTCTACTAGAGTGGGAGTCCATCAACGACGCCATGGAGGCTCTGGCCTTGATGAACCATTTCCAGATGAAAAACGCAA ctggtCCGTACCCGTACACCCTCAAACTGTGCTTCTCCACCGTTCAGCACGCCAACTGA
- the ech1 gene encoding delta(3,5)-Delta(2,4)-dienoyl-CoA isomerase, mitochondrial has protein sequence MFSLRSAVRQYRGLWLPSASVVRAMSSPAGPTSPFTTLAISHPAKCVTHVELHRPEKLNAMNSAFWSEMVECFNDLAADPDCRVVVVSGAGRLFTAGIDLMDMASDVLQPQGDDTARISWSLRRKIAKYQETFSVIEKCPKPVLVAVHGACIGGGVDLITACDIRLCTQDAWFQVKEVDIGLAADVGTLQRLPKVIGSRSLVNDLALTARRMYADEAKSSGLVSRVFADKEAMITGAVEMAGEIAGRSPVAVQGTKINLLYSRDHSVAEGLDYMATWNMSMLQTDDVIKSAQASMEKKSPKTVTFSKL, from the exons ATGTTCTCCCTCAGATCCGCGGTCAGACAGT ACCGAGGTTTGTGGCTTCCCAGTGCGTCTGTGGTCAGAGCCATGTCGTCTCCTGCTGGTCCCACCTCTCCCTTCACCACGCTCGCCATCAGTCACCCGGCGAAGTGCGTCACCCACGTGGAGCTGCATCGTCCGGAGAAGCTCAACGCCATGAACTCAGCCTTCTGGAG TGAGATGGTGGAGTGTTTCAATGATCTCGCCGCAGACCCAGACTGCAGAGTCGTGGTTGTTTCTGGAGCAGGGAGGCTCTTCACAGCTG GTATTGATCTGATGGACATGGCCAGTGACGTGCTCCAGCCTCAGGGCGATGACACGGCCAGAATCTCCTGGAGCCTCAGAAGAAAGATCGCCAAGTATCAAGAGACCTTCTCCGTCATTGAGAAG TGTCCAAAGCCTGTGCTGGTGGCCGTGCACGGAGCCTGTATAGGAGGAG gtgTGGACCTGATCACAGCCTGCGACATCCGCCTGTGTACCCAGGACGCCTGGTTCCAGGTGAAG GAAGTAGATATTGGCCTTGCAGCAGACGTTGGGACTCTGCAGAGACTTCCTAAAGTCATCGGCAGCCGCAG CCTGGTGAACGACTTGGCTCTGACGGCCAGGAGGATGTACGCAGACGAGGCCAAGAGCAGCGGACTGGTCAG CCGAGTGTTTGCAGATAAGGAGGCCATGATCACCGGGGCGGTGGAGATGGCCGGGGAGATCGCGGGTCGCAGCCCTGTCGCTGTGCAAGGCACCAAAATCAACCTTCTCTACTCCAGAGACCACAGCGTGGCAGAGGGGCTGGACTACATG GCCACGTGGAACATGAGCATGCTTCAGACCGACGATGTGATCAAATCCGCTCAGGCCTCCATGGAGAAGAAAAGCCCCAAGACCGTGACCTTCTCCAAACTCTGA